A region of Panthera uncia isolate 11264 chromosome D4, Puncia_PCG_1.0, whole genome shotgun sequence DNA encodes the following proteins:
- the RAB14 gene encoding ras-related protein Rab-14 produces the protein MATAPYNYSYIFKYIIIGDMGVGKSCLLHQFTEKKFMADCPHTIGVEFGTRIIEVSGQKIKLQIWDTAGQERFRAVTRSYYRGAAGALMVYDITRRSTYNHLSSWLTDARNLTNPNTVIILIGNKADLEAQRDVTYEEAKQFAEENGLLFLEASAKTGENVEDAFLEAAKKIYQNIQDGSLDLNAAESGVQHKPSAPQGGRLTSEPQPQREGCGC, from the exons ATGGCAACTGCACCATACAACTACTCTtacatctttaaatatattattatcg ggGACATGGGAGTAGGAAAATCTTGCTTACTTCatcaatttacagaaaaaaaat TTATGGCTGATTGTCCTCACACAATTGGTGTTGAATTTGGTACAAGAATAATTGAAGTTAGTGGCCAAAAAATCAAACTGCAGATTTGGGATACAGCAGGACAGGAGAGGTTTAGGGCTGTTACGCGGAGCTACTACAGAGGAGCTGCGGGAGCGCTTATGGTGTATGATATCACTAG AAGAAGTACATATAACCACTTAAGCAGCTGGTTGACAGATGCAAGGAATCTCACCAATCCAAATACT GTAATAATTCTCATAGGAAATAAAGCAGAtttggaggcccagagagatgtaACATATGAAGAAGCCAAACAGTTTGCTGAAGAAAATG gcttATTGTTCCTTGAAGCAAGTGCAAAAAC GGGAGAGAATGTAGAAGATGCTTTCCTTGAAGCTGCCAAGAAAATCTATCAGAACATTCAGGATGGAAGCCTGGATCTGAATGCTGCTGAGTCCGGTGTACAACACAAGCCTTCAGCCCCGCAGGGAGGCAGGCTAACCAGTGAACCCCAACCCCAGAGAGAAGGCTGCGGCTGCTAG